Proteins encoded by one window of Geobacter sp. DSM 9736:
- the gcvH gene encoding glycine cleavage system protein GcvH, with protein MEFPDELKYSKEHVWIRLEGRRAVIGLTDFAQHELGPVSGVDLPDVGDELEQDDSFGSVEARKTVAELYAPIGGQVVEINEELKDAPELINDDPYDSGWLVVVEMSDPEELNSLLSAEDYTETTSDGEPEGEE; from the coding sequence GAAGTACAGCAAGGAGCATGTCTGGATAAGGTTGGAAGGGCGCCGGGCCGTGATCGGGCTTACCGATTTCGCCCAGCATGAATTGGGACCGGTCTCCGGTGTTGATCTTCCTGATGTAGGCGACGAACTGGAGCAGGATGATTCATTCGGTTCGGTAGAGGCCCGGAAGACGGTTGCGGAGCTTTATGCCCCTATCGGCGGGCAGGTTGTGGAGATTAACGAGGAGCTTAAGGATGCTCCCGAACTGATCAACGACGATCCATATGACAGCGGGTGGCTTGTCGTTGTAGAGATGTCTGACCCTGAGGAACTGAATTCACTGCTTTCTGCTGAAGATTACACAGAAACCACTTCAGACGGTGAACCGGAAGGGGAAGAGTAA